The Rhizobium rhododendri nucleotide sequence GCGGTGGGCGTCATCGAGTTGTTCAGGCTTGCGGCGGGCAATATCTGCCTCCGACAACGCGGCGCGGAAGGGCTCGAACGAGCGCACGACGTCGGCGGAGAACTCCTGCAGCGTCGGATACAGATCGCCCGGTACCAGCGCAAAGAAGCGCCCGAGCTGGCCTAGAACAAGCTTCGGCAGCGTGAACGTCGGCGTTTTCGCAGCAAATTCGGCAGCCACTTCCAGAAGATCGCGCTCGGTGACAGAGCTGGCAAGCTCGAAAGGCGCCTTCAGCGTGGCATGAAAACCGTAGCGGCGAGGATCTTCCGTTATCGCCACCCGCTCGTCCGCGTTGATATCACCGGCATCTGCTGCCGGAAACGTCTCGCCGGTAAACGCATCGCGGCCAAGCCAGCGACTGGCCGCCGTCGTCAGCGGATCGTCATGCGGCGGCGTGAAGTAGAGGGCGTAGCGCAAGTGGCCATCCTTGGGTCATGCGGGGAGCGCACAGTGACGTGATTTTTCCACCGACGGCAAGATGGTTCTGCGCTAAAAGATTTCCGTGACAGAATGATGATCAAACGCGCGGTATGCCGTCTTTATCGCTCGTTCTGCGTTCCCATGAGCCGGGTGCGCAGGGCGTTGGAAGCGGCATCGAAGATCATTACCACGGCTAGCGTCAGAAGCACCATATAGGCAACGTTTTCCCAGTTCTTGTTGGTACGCATCGCCTCCCAAAGCTTAAGGCCGATACCACCGGCTCCGACCGCACCGATGATCGTCGCACCGCGGACGTTCGATTCCCACTGGTATAGCGTCTGGCTGACGATGATCGGCACGATCTGCGGCATCACGCCGTAGCGCTGCACCAGCACTTCAGATGCGCCGGTCGACAGGATGCCTTCGCGTGGCTTGTCGTCGATGT carries:
- a CDS encoding DUF1045 domain-containing protein, whose translation is MRYALYFTPPHDDPLTTAASRWLGRDAFTGETFPAADAGDINADERVAITEDPRRYGFHATLKAPFELASSVTERDLLEVAAEFAAKTPTFTLPKLVLGQLGRFFALVPGDLYPTLQEFSADVVRSFEPFRAALSEADIARRKPEQLDDAHRANLLRWGYPYVMEQFRFHMTLTGQVSPERQDAFRTVLGDKFADYIGRPLPISGLAVFVEETRGAPFTVRAWLPLAHAAS